One window of the Actinomycetota bacterium genome contains the following:
- a CDS encoding DUF3147 family protein gives MLYFILKAALSGLIIALISTVSKRFPGVGALIASLPLISVLGMIWLWRDRPDVANMADHAQATFWFVLPSLPMFLAIPALLRAGVGFWAALVAGCLLTIMLYSLMIWLGPRLGLRL, from the coding sequence ATGCTCTACTTCATCCTCAAGGCTGCGCTCTCCGGCCTGATCATCGCGTTGATCTCGACGGTGTCCAAGCGCTTTCCCGGCGTCGGCGCCCTGATAGCTTCACTGCCTCTGATCTCGGTTCTTGGGATGATCTGGCTCTGGCGAGACCGTCCTGACGTGGCGAACATGGCGGACCACGCCCAGGCGACCTTCTGGTTCGTGCTGCCCTCGTTGCCCATGTTTCTCGCCATCCCGGCGCTGCTGCGCGCCGGCGTTGGCTTCTGGGCAGCCTTGGTTGCCGGATGCCTGCTTACGATCATGCTCTACAGTCTCATGATCTGGCTCGGGCCACGTCTCGGCCTGCGGC